CAATTCCTTTACATGTTGCAAAAGTTCCTAGTCACATAATCGGTCTACCTTCTAGTATAGAACCAGTATTTTTCAAATTTGATTTTAAAAATATTTTTACATTTAACATGTTAGTTGCTGTATTTGCATTTTTATTCGTTGATTTATTTGATACAGTTGGAACTTTAGTAGGAGTTGCTTCTAAAGCTGACATGCTAAATGAAAAAGGAGAACTTCCAAGAGCAAGACAAGCATTATTTTCAGACGCTATTGGTACTACTGTAGGTTCTATTCTTGGTACTTCAACAGTTACAACTTTTGTTGAAAGTGCTACAGGAGTTGCTGAAGGTGGTAGAACTGGATTAACTGCTCTTGTTACAGCTATTTTATTCTTAGTATCATTAATATTTGAACCAATTTTTTCTATAATACCTTCTTGTGCAACAGCATCAGCACTTATAGTAGTTGGTTTATTTATGATAAGTAATGTTGTTAAAATTGATTTTAATGACTTTACAGAAGGTTTACCTGCTTTCCTTGCAATTATTATGATGCCTTTATCATATTCTATTGCAAATGGTATTGTATTTGGTATAATCTCATATACTGTTATAAAATTCATAACTGGAAAAGGAAAACAAGTTTCACTTGTAATGTATATATTAGCAATAATATTTGTACTTAGATATATTGTAGAAGCATTTATATAATTAAAAAAGCGATTATGAATAAAAATCATAATCGCTTTTTTTTATTTGATATTTATATAAATCATCTTTCCAAATTTATCATCTACAATATTTACATTATATACTTTATTATCTCCAATAGTTTTTCTTATTACATCAAATATTGTTTCTCCATCTATGACACCATCATAAAATATTTTAAATTCTCTTTGTTTAGAAATTTTTTCTTTTAATGCTTTTTTTAAATCTTCAATATTTTCTATTAAACCTTCGCCATTTGTATATTTAATTTTTGACCTAGGATAATCTTTATATGCTTTTTCAAAATTTTCACTAGGT
Above is a window of Sneathia sanguinegens DNA encoding:
- a CDS encoding NCS2 family permease, with product MRTFLENFFKLKENSSSVKIEILAGITTFMTMAYILIVNPTILSETGMDKGAVFTATAISAFIATVIMALTANYPFALAPGMGLNAYFAYTIVLGKGLSWQFALTAVLIEGIIFIILTFSNIREKIVNAIPLSLKNAVSAGIGLFIAFIGLFQSGLVTVGKGIPLTLGNLTSAEALLTIFGIFITLFLMIKKIPGGILLGMLITTLIAIPLHVAKVPSHIIGLPSSIEPVFFKFDFKNIFTFNMLVAVFAFLFVDLFDTVGTLVGVASKADMLNEKGELPRARQALFSDAIGTTVGSILGTSTVTTFVESATGVAEGGRTGLTALVTAILFLVSLIFEPIFSIIPSCATASALIVVGLFMISNVVKIDFNDFTEGLPAFLAIIMMPLSYSIANGIVFGIISYTVIKFITGKGKQVSLVMYILAIIFVLRYIVEAFI